Within Oncorhynchus masou masou isolate Uvic2021 chromosome 17, UVic_Omas_1.1, whole genome shotgun sequence, the genomic segment CATCGatagtattactactactacttatgaTACTGGTAATACTAACAATGCCAGCAGTGTCTTACTTCTCTCCGGTATCCAAGTGCGTGCGATTGCCATCTGCCTCATATGAGTGTGTCTGTCTTTAGGCTTGTAACGAGTTCACCACCCATGTGATGAACCTGCTGAGGGAGCAGAGTCGCACACGGCCCATCTCACCCAAAGAGATAGAACGCATGGTGGGGATCATCCACCGCAAGTTCAGCTCCATCCAGATGCAGCTCAAACAGAGCACCTGCGAGGCCGTCATGATCCTACGCTCACGCTTCCTCGACGCCAGgtctgtgtgggactgtgtgtgtgtgtgtgtgtgtgtgtgtgtgtgtgtgtgtgtgtgtgtgtgtgtgtgtgtgtgtgtgtgtgtgtgtgtgtgtgtgtgtgtgtgtgtgtgtgtgtgtgtgtgtgtgtgtgtgtgtgacgacatgtctgtgtgtgtctctctctgcgtgtGTCTGCTGATAAAAATCAATAAAAAACAGAGTGTATCCTGGGTCGCTCTACACCAAAGACAACAGATTTTTGTAGAGTGCGATGATAGAGATCACGTAAGTCCAGCTATCTCTCTCTAATATACTGTAATGAAGGAAATGACCTGTAATTGTGATATTTAatatatttccctctctctctctctctgcagacgaAAGAGAAGGAACTTCAACAAGCAGGCAACAGAGATCCTAAATGAATATTTCTACTCCCACCTGTCCAACCCCTACCCCAGTGAGGAGGCCAAGGAAGAGCTGGGCAAGAAATGCTCCATCACAGTGTCACAGGTACACTATGCAGCCACATAGTCTTCTTTCTTGACCCACATAAACCAATGAGCTATCTAGCTAGCATGGCCATTTTGTTCGACAATTGCATTCACACTGCTATGTTACAGGAAGTCCGCTAGAAGAtgctgcatccaaaatggcaccctattccctacataatgcactgcttttgaccagagctcgtGTCACTCTCAATGGGAATCTGGTTTCTTGACAATCTGGTTTCTTGACAATCTGGTTTCTTGAAACATGTGTTTTCTACATAATACCTTGCTCAAACAATCGTTGTAATAAACTTTAGTTTAATTTCTTGTCATGTAAAGCACAATGATAATATGTACTTTATGTTACAGGTATCGAACTGGTTTGGAAACAAGAGGATCCGATACAAGAAAAACATTGGCAAGTTCCAAGAGGAAGCCAACATGTACGCCGCGAAGACAGCTGTCAGTGCAACCAATGTATCAGCCCATGGCAGCCAGGCCaactccccctccacccccaactCTGCAGGTCAGTATCAATACCAGCCATAACGGATTTGACCAGTATGGTACCAAGTCAGTGCTGTTAATATTTGTTTGGCTGCATAGTATACCCAACTGAACAATGCTAGATCATATAGAGTGCTGAAGCATTATATAAGCTACATTGAAAGGTATCCACACTACAGTAGTATGGACAATTCAATTCAGAAATATGACACAGTTGAGTAGAGAGGTGTAGAGCACTGATTGGAAAACCTGGCTTTACCCAACCCTGGGCCCCAACTCAAGAATCCAGTCTCGGCTCTGTTCCTTTTGAATAACAAAATACtgtctgcaccccccccccctccttcctaAACTGGCCCAATAACCTgtggcctggttcctctctctctggggtttgTCGGGTGAACACAGTAGACATATTGAACTCTTGGAGGAGTCTTGGTTAGAGAAATAACTATCCTGTGGCGTCCCAGCCAAGTCCTTTGTCATCATGTTGACTCTTCAGCTGTGTTGGGCTATGGTCTAGTCTTGTGTTTTTTCTGCCTTGAAATCAAGTTAGGCTGCGTTCTCCTTTAAAATCTGGGGAGTTTGGCTCCATTAAAGGACAAATAGGATTCTTTCAGTTCTTCCTGCTGATCGATTAGCACTTCCTTAATGAGCCAACCGGTCCGgtagcaaggaacttaaactgcAAGACAATCCATCTATTCTGCATTTGTTTCACCCCGGTTTTAACCCCTAACCTCAATATCCTTGATAATATGATTATCATCATAATTACCACAGAAGTAGTAGTTGGTATAGTTGTATTAGTACAGTATATTATGCTTTGAACATCCCTTGCCAGTACATTTCCATAGGTACATATAGTCAGTGTAGATGGTGATTGGTCACTGATTGGTCACTGATGTCGTTCCTTTCAACCCTCTCCCACTAACCCACCTGACTGCACTTTTTCGGGTTGCATGATCGTGTtaactcctctttcctctcttctctttccaccGTCCTTCCCcacttctctctcgttctctctttcactgtctgtcCTTCCAGGTTCTGCTGGCTCTTTTAACATGTCAAACTCCGGAGACTTGTTCATGAGTGTGCAGGCTCTGAATGGGGACTCATACCAGGGGGCTGGGGTAGGGGCCAACGTTCAGTCCCAGGTAGGATCCTCGCAGAAACTAGTACGTAACCCATGAATTATTGGTACACTAGTTGTCATGTAGATAGGAACCCAGCTAGCAGTCATACAGTGGCCAATTTGTGGCCCGTTGGAGGCAAAGTCAACCAAACACGGCGGACAGCCATATAAGGTCTTATATTATAAGACTGAATTTCCCTGCTCAGTGGTTCAGGCACTGTCCGGCCTAGAAATGTTCCATTGAAATCATCAAAAGCCCAGAGCAGAGTCACTTGACCTAGTCCGTGAGACAGAGGTTATACGTGGCCTTCAGCCATAGCATTAATATGGCGGCCATTGTCAGGCTCATGAATGAATAGACGACTGCAGACAGTTTTGGAAACAATACAAGACTCGTCAACACTCCTGACAACAGTTGTCGTAGCCACTGGTGCACAACAGTTCTCTGACCTTGCCCTGTTGGACAACTATGGCCAGCACAGAGTTTCTGAGTGTTGGGATTGGGAGGGAGTCTCCCTCACAATAGGTTGGGTGGGAGGATTACCACCCGTGGTGACATTCTCATTTGATTCAACCCCCTCTAGCCCCCCAGCCCTATCTCTCCATCCGTCCCTCCTTTCTTTTTAAATCAACTCTCCAAATGCTCAGGTGTTTCATAAATATGCATAGGATTAACCCCCTAAGGTGGATAAGAGGTCTCCTGGGTTGATACTTCATTGAAAAACAATGTCCTTGTCAAAAGGTAATTTGGCTGCGCACTTCAAAATGTCTTCCCAGACGCTGAGGAGTGAAGATGAATTTTGAGTCGTAGAAGCAATTGGAAATAGTCAATTTGTTGCCGTTTTGTTCCTCTTTGAATTTTAACCAGATATTCATAGAAGTTCCCTCGTGATGGTGTTTGTGGTCATTTGTCTTTGTTCATTTGTGATATCTTTTGTGTTGAACCCGATCATTCTAAACCGATGCTGTAACCTTTCCCAGGATACCCTTTTGCTCTCTGACCTTATGCATGAAGGTCTTTGTCATGTCTAGCTTTTGTCTGTCTGACCCAcacatttctgtctctctgtgtgtgtgtgtgtgtgtgtgttccaggtggaTACTCTTCGCCATGTTATCAGCCAGACAGGAGGCTACAGTGACAGCATCGCCGCCAGCCAGATGTACAGTCCACAGGGCATCAACGTAAGAACACTAccaccaaaaaacaacaacaaccgtCTGTCATTTCAACACAATGCTGCCTTTCTATTCTTACTTTGGTCTCTTTGAAAGCAAAAGAAGCTAACTATTTCTATACTATACTTCTGTAGCTATTCTTCTTTTGTTTCCGGTGCAATACCTTTATTAGGTTTCAGTTTGTCCCTTTGCCCAATTATTTCAAAGCCAACGGGTGTGGGATGCCACTTAGTTAGCAGTGGCCTGTTGGTGGCTGGGCTGTTGTCCAGGCAACGGCCCCTGTGCCGGTCATGCCCCGGGCGCCAGGCAACAAGGCAGGAGTCAGACAGAGCGAGAAGCCGGTCGGCTGGACGTACGGACACGCTTAGAGCTTGTCTGTCTGGTGACATTAGTGTTAGCGAGGCACCTGCAGCCGACAGGAGCAAGGCCACAGGTGTCCCCCTGCCTGTCCAACACTCAGCTCACATGGCACCAAATGAAAAGAAGCACAGACCTCATTTGGGgtccaaataaaaaaataaaaaattgcccTGGAGTACAAGCTCCAGTCCAATTTATTTACCACCCTAAAATAACTCGACAAGCTGATGTTAAGAACAGCACGTTCTGAAAGGGGTATTgtgtcagggcagggcagggctgggAACACTGGAGGGGGTGGGTGTAGTGTTAAGATCTACAGTGACAGGCTGTGTTGTAGAGAAGGGAATCAATAAGACAGTCACAGCAGGCTTAGACGGGGTCTGGGCCAGCAGTCTGAGCACATTGGTCGCATCATTCGTCCAACAACCACAATGACGCCGACAGCAGCGAGCCCTGTAATATCCTAGACAAGATGCCAAAAAATGATGTAGTGGTGGAAGGAAGATGTTCTCCATTCAACCCTCCATTAG encodes:
- the LOC135558766 gene encoding pre-B-cell leukemia transcription factor 1-like isoform X1 — its product is MDEQPRLMHSHGVGMARHPGMAQNMQDGTGGTDGDGRKQDIGDILQQIMTITDQSLDEAQARKHALNCHRMKPALFNVLCDIKEKTVLSIRGTQEDDAPDAQLMRLDNMLLAEGVSGPEKGGGSAAAAAAAAAAGGGVGQDNSTEHSDYRAKLTQIRGIYHTELEKYEQACNEFTTHVMNLLREQSRTRPISPKEIERMVGIIHRKFSSIQMQLKQSTCEAVMILRSRFLDARRKRRNFNKQATEILNEYFYSHLSNPYPSEEAKEELGKKCSITVSQVSNWFGNKRIRYKKNIGKFQEEANMYAAKTAVSATNVSAHGSQANSPSTPNSAGSAGSFNMSNSGDLFMSVQALNGDSYQGAGVGANVQSQVDTLRHVISQTGGYSDSIAASQMYSPQGINTNGGWQDAPTPSSVTSPIGPGSVHSDTSN
- the LOC135558766 gene encoding pre-B-cell leukemia transcription factor 1-like isoform X2; protein product: MDEQPRLMHSHGVGMARHPGMAQNMQDGTGGTDGDGRKQDIGDILQQIMTITDQSLDEAQARKHALNCHRMKPALFNVLCDIKEKTVLSIRGTQEDDAPDAQLMRLDNMLLAEGVSGPEKGGGSAAAAAAAAAAGGGVGQDNSTEHSDYRAKLTQIRGIYHTELEKYEQACNEFTTHVMNLLREQSRTRPISPKEIERMVGIIHRKFSSIQMQLKQSTCEAVMILRSRFLDARRKRRNFNKQATEILNEYFYSHLSNPYPSEEAKEELGKKCSITVSQVSNWFGNKRIRYKKNIGKFQEEANMYAAKTAVSATNVSAHGSQANSPSTPNSAGGYSSPCYQPDRRLQ